GATAGGACGCAAGAAGGCATTCTCGTCCACAATCTCTCTCCCGAAAAGATTTCCAAGTTGCTGTTGTCCCCTGTGGACCAGCATTTCGTACGACGGTGCTCGGAGCCACCCCAGTGTATAGATCAATCCGCTCCGTTGAAAATTCAGGCCTCCAAGGGGGACTACAAGACTTCGGTTGTCGGCGTGTCGCCGCTGAGTTCATATAGTCGGCTCCCAACTCGCCCGCAAGAGTGGAAGAACAagacagagaaaaagagagggaAACAGCTCAAACCGGCCCTCTCTGCTCCAGGAGCTGTGCCGTGGAATACAAGCGTTCTGATCGAGCCGTGGGAGcgcaagcagagagagcgagcctACGAGATACCAATTTCCCCTCCGTTACGTAAAAACAGTTTTCTTCCGGAGTCGTACACAACTCCGCAAGTGAGCGAGCAGCAGCATCAAGCGGAGCGATGCGCTTCTGAAGAACCGAGCGCATCTGCAGTCTCTCACGTCGAGTCCGTCCCTGAGATGCAGTATTGAACGACGACTGCTGTCTGCAACATTGGATGTATCCTGTTGGTTGTCAGGGCGTCGCTTCCGAAAGCTTCGTGAAAGGCTCTGGCAGCCATAGCGAAGTAATATTGTCTACAGAGGCATGACTGGTGTGCCTAGGCTAGGCGAAATAAGAATCCTTTCCGATCAAAAGCACGTGGCCAGTAAACTCACTCGAGGATATATTTAAAATCCGGGAAAAACTCAGATTTTAGTTTGTCACCGAGGCCGTGCGGCGCCGGTTTGCGTCTGCGATTTTGAAGATATGGGGAGTGCAACTATCTGCATTTGTGTTTCTGCCTTCGCACACGTTGGCACAACGGGTGGGTTTATGGTTTAGTACGCATATACGAGACAGCGCGACCGCGTAGTCTCGTTGAAatgcctctctgcgccgccctgtGGATATGAGAACCCTGCACACTGTGCGTATGTGGTTCCCGGAAGGCCAGGACGGCTGCAATCGATGAATGTCTTCGCAATGAAAGAGAAATATTCGCAGAAGAACGGGCAGCACTTTTCGAACGCCTGCAGAAAGAACTGCGGGGAGCGAGCAGGGAACGGTGCTGGGCGGAAGTGAGG
Above is a window of Besnoitia besnoiti strain Bb-Ger1 chromosome Unknown contig00007, whole genome shotgun sequence DNA encoding:
- a CDS encoding uncharacterized protein (encoded by transcript BESB_074300), with product MVIGAGNHNETNGGARPLSTVQAGARSRSKSGPASPLRNFSEPAPPDRTQEGILVHNLSPEKISKLLLSPVDQHFVRRCSEPPQCIDQSAPLKIQASKGDYKTSVVGVSPLSSYSRLPTRPQEWKNKTEKKRGKQLKPALSAPGAVPWNTSVLIEPWERKQRERAYEIPISPPLRKNSFLPESYTTPQVSEQQHQAERCASEEPSASAVSHVESVPEMQY